The following proteins come from a genomic window of Deltaproteobacteria bacterium:
- a CDS encoding purine-nucleoside phosphorylase, giving the protein MESFKNKALEATEFVGAKISARPDIGLLVGTGLGASVESLEEGMSVDYGDIPHFPVSTVVSHQGRLLFGNMKGKPILAMQGRFHYYEGYSVKEVTLPVRVMQLLGVKTLIVSNASGGINPLFCAGDIMVITDHINLTGSNPLIGPNVEEWGPRFPDMMQVYDPKLIAIAENAGLENRIRVQKGVYVGLAGPSLETRAEIRFLKTIGADAVGLSTIPEVIAAVHGGMAILGLSVITNMNLPDNPKPCRIDEVIATAEATAPRLKALIEKVVEELPNAVH; this is encoded by the coding sequence ATGGAATCGTTCAAAAATAAAGCCCTTGAAGCCACCGAGTTTGTAGGGGCCAAGATTTCGGCCCGGCCAGACATAGGTTTGCTTGTTGGCACAGGCCTTGGCGCTAGTGTAGAGAGTCTGGAAGAGGGCATGTCTGTGGACTACGGGGATATTCCGCACTTCCCCGTTTCAACGGTTGTGAGCCATCAAGGGAGGTTGTTGTTTGGCAACATGAAAGGAAAACCAATCCTGGCCATGCAGGGACGTTTTCACTATTATGAAGGTTACAGCGTGAAAGAGGTCACTTTGCCGGTAAGGGTTATGCAACTCCTTGGTGTTAAGACACTCATAGTGTCGAACGCATCAGGGGGGATCAATCCTTTGTTTTGCGCTGGTGATATCATGGTCATAACAGACCATATCAATCTAACTGGCAGCAATCCCCTTATCGGGCCTAATGTGGAGGAGTGGGGGCCGCGATTTCCGGATATGATGCAAGTCTACGACCCAAAACTCATTGCCATTGCAGAGAACGCCGGCCTCGAAAACCGTATTCGTGTTCAGAAAGGAGTATATGTGGGGCTTGCAGGCCCGTCTCTTGAAACAAGAGCGGAGATTCGTTTTTTGAAGACTATTGGCGCTGATGCCGTGGGGCTTTCTACGATTCCTGAGGTGATTGCAGCTGTGCACGGGGGGATGGCCATCCTCGGCCTTTCGGTTATTACCAATATGAATCTGCCGGACAACCCAAAGCCTTGTCGGATTGATGAAGTCATTGCCACGGCCGAGGCTACAGCTCCCCGTCTGAAGGCTCTTATCGAAAAGGTTGTAGAAGAGTTGCCAAATGCAGTCCATTGA